A stretch of Tachyglossus aculeatus isolate mTacAcu1 chromosome 3, mTacAcu1.pri, whole genome shotgun sequence DNA encodes these proteins:
- the LOC119925455 gene encoding olfactory receptor 14A16-like — translation MANVSMVTEVLLLGFSEVRELQLVHAVLFLLVYLVALTGNLLIITITALDQHLHTPMYFFLRHLSLLDICYITATVPKSILNSLTNSRSISFLGCTTQVFLLLLFGGSEVFILTAMSYGRYAAICCPFRYDIIMNREVCAKIAAAFWLSGGLDSLMNTATTFSSHFCAPRIMHQLYYEVSQLLKLMCPGEARAEVCVLVLSVILCLGCFVSILVSYAHIFLVVLKMPATEGSTKDFSTCLPHLAVVSLFLFTSSFAHLKPPSPSPLTLDLLVSVFYTVLPPTLNRPIYRLRNRDMKVALGKIFSVHFIFGVN, via the coding sequence atGGCCAACGTCTCCATGGTGACAGAAGTCCTTCTGctggggttctcggaggtccgggaactgcagctggtccacgccgtgctgtttctcctggtctacctggtggccctgacagggaatctccttatcatcaccatcaccgcccttgaccagcacctccacactcccatgtactttttcctcaggcacctgtccctcTTAGATATTTGCTACATCACCGCCACCGTACCCAAGTCCATCCTCAATTCCTTGACCAAcagcagatccatctccttcctggggtgTACTACACAGGTCTTTTTATTGCTTCtttttggtggttcagaggtttTCATCCTTACAGCAATGTCCTATGGACGctacgcagccatctgctgccccttcCGCTATGATATCATCATGAACCGAGAGGTTTGTGCGAAGATAGCCGCCGCCTTCTGGCTCAGCGGGGGTCTCGACTCCCTGATGAACACGGCCACCACATTTTCCTCTCACTTTTGTGCTCCTCGCATCATGCACCAGCTCTACTATGAAGTCTCCCAGTTGCTCAAACTCATGTGTCCTGGAGAGGCCCGAGCAGAGGTCTGTGTTCTTGTCCTCAGTGTTATTTTGTGTTTGGGCTGCTTTGTatccatcctcgtgtcttatgCCCATATCTTCTTGGTGGTGTTgaagatgccggccaccgagggcagcaccaaagacttctccacctgtctgcctcacctcgctgtgGTCTCCCTGTTTCTTTTCACGAGTTCGTTTGCCCATCTGAAGccaccctcaccctccccattgacgctggacctgctggtgtccgtgttctatacagtgctgccccccaccctgaaccgcCCCATCTACagactgaggaaccgggacatgaaggttgCCCTGGGGAAGATCTTCTCTGTCCACTTCATTTTTGGGGTGAACTGA